In Leptodactylus fuscus isolate aLepFus1 chromosome 2, aLepFus1.hap2, whole genome shotgun sequence, one genomic interval encodes:
- the LOC142196095 gene encoding odorant receptor 131-2-like: MVNISSTFQVNTTQVPVTLSKTSEVIRWSFVFLTIVGFCFFIYFMAMVLNVFFASPQLRENARYLLFVYMLVNDTVYIILASYLLLAGLYVLYTPLPICFILYAISSSVFRVTPYNLGAMALERFVAICYPLRHAELCTTQRANIAYALIWLLVVAFHGAELFLMFFSVVNLRLYAICKHDTLLVNPIQNVIRTLSFILCFGLVGLVIIFTYIKIMLVAHRLKSQSSSASKAGKTVMLHAFQLLLCMSSLLSTLTETFLPKKIEYMPITNFFFFTCLPRFLSPIIYGIRDEELKKQIQRSVGKYFH, from the coding sequence ATGGTGAACATCTCATCAACCTTTCAAGTCAACACCACCCAAGTGCCCGTCACCCTTAGCAAGACATCCGAGGTCATACGATGGTCATTCGTCTTCTTGACCATAGTTGGGTTCTGCTTCTTTATCTACTTTATGGCCATGGTCCTCAATGTCTTCTTCGCCAGCCCTCAGCTTCGGGAGAACGCCCGCTACCTTCTCTTTGTCTACATGTTGGTCAACGATACCGTGTACATCATCCTGGCCTCCTACTTACTGTTGGCGGGATTGTATGTGCTCTACACCCCTCTACCCATCTGCTTCATCCTATATGCCATTTCATCAAGTGTATTTAGGGTAACGCCATACAACCTGGGGGCCATGGCTCTGGAACGTTTCGTGGCCATTTGTTACCCCCTTCGCCATGCTGAGCTGTGCACCACCCAACGAGCAAATATAGCCTATGCCTTAATATGGCTGTTAGTCGTAGCCTTCCATGGTGCCGAACTGTTCCTCATGTTCTTCTCCGTTGTAAATCTACGTCTGTATGCCATCTGCAAGCATGACACCCTACTGGTAAATCCCATTCAGAATGTCATAAGGACCCTCAGCTTCATCCTATGTTTCGGCTTGGTGGGACTCGTCATCATATTCACCTACATCAAGATCATGTTGGTTGCCCACCGACTAAAATCTCAGTCATCTTCTGCTTCCAAGGCCGGGAAGACGGTCATGCTCCATGCGTTTCAGTTACTTCTATGTATGTCTTCCTTATTGTCCACACTCACCGAAACATTTTTGCCCAAAAAGATTGAATACATGCCAatcacaaacttttttttcttcacttgTCTCCCGAGGTTCCTCAGCCCCATCATCTATGGAATCCGGGATGAAGAACTGAAAAAACAAATCCAAAGGTCTGTAGGGAAATACTTCCATTAA
- the LOC142194144 gene encoding odorant receptor 131-2-like, with translation MVTSTMLQDNSTDTPTINSQISQFIQWFCILSIIISFSFFLCFITLVSNIFFKTPILRNSARYVLFVFLLLNDTLYLLLGFYLMLASIYSLHTPVPLCYILYTLSSAAFRVTPCNLAAMALERYVAICHPLQHMELCTPQRANVVFIGMCSLMLIPFLIEFFVMASSMTNIFKLYLICRHENLIFNPIQNVIRSVALIFCFTSVGIVIVFTYVRIMQVAKKVTPQSSSAFKAGRTVMIHAFQVLLCTSALLTILTQSFSTKWPGILATVHFFVFTCLPRFLSPLIYGLRDELLRQLIKKSFSRYFG, from the coding sequence ATGGTGACCTCAACCATGCTCCAAGACAACTCGACCGACACACCGACCATCAACAGCCAAATATCCCAGTTCATACAATGGTTTTGCATTCTCTCCATTATCATCAGCTTCAGCTTTTTCCTTTGCTTTATTACATTGGTTTCCAACATTTTCTTCAAGACCCCAATTCTTCGAAACAGCGCCCGCTATGTCCTTTTTGTCTTCTTGCTCCTCAATGACACGTTGTATCTTCTTCTAGGGTTCTACTTAATGTTAGCgtctatatattcattgcacaccCCGGTGCCACTTTGTTACATTTTATACACGTTGTCTTCGGCCGCCTTCAGGGTCACCCCGTGTAACTTGGCGGCCATGGCTTTGGAACGATATGTTGCTATATGTCACCCGTTGCAACACATGGAGCTCTGCACACCCCAAAGAGCTAATGTTGTCTTCATTGGGATGTGTTCCCTGATGTTGATCCCGTTTTTGATCGAATTCTTTGTCATGGCCTCATCAATGACAAATATATTCAAGCTTTACCTCATATGTCGTCATGAAAATCTGATATTCAACCCAATCCAGAATGTCATACGCTCCGTAGCTCTCATATTCTGTTTCACCTCAGTCGGGATAGTCATTGTATTTACCTACGTCCGGATCATGCAGGTGGCCAAGAAAGTGACTCCACAGTCTTCTTCTGCCTTTAAAGCCGGCAGGACCGTCATGATCCACGCCTTCCAGGTACTATTATGCACCAGCGCCTTACTGACCATACTTACCCAATCATTTTCCACCAAATGGCCAGGAATTTTGGCGACGGTGCATTTTTTTGTCTTCACCTGTTTGCCCAGGTTCCTCAGCCCTTTGATCTACGGACTCCGAGATGAACTCTTGAGACAATTGATTAAGAAATCTTTTTCTAGATACTTTGGTTAG
- the LOC142194145 gene encoding odorant receptor 131-2-like has product MNIAPPNMVNSSELQSDLTQVSAISNQVSYYARAILILLILVGFGFIVYFITMILNAFFSTPHIRDKARYVLFIYMILNDAWFLFVGFFMMVAFQLQIYIYVPVCYVVYIVSSASFKVTPYNLAAMALEQYVAICHPLRHAEFCTTFRAHVVFTMICSISTIPYVVELYVMLSSFTNIFNLYIVCWHQLLVVNPIQDIIRSLTLILCFSSVGIVILFTYVKITLVARRLSSRSSSASKAGKTVMLHAFQLLLCMTSVLSTLTESLPVAQNEVVITINFYIFTCMPRFISPVIYGISDETLKKYIRRSMPHYFQKLLGKN; this is encoded by the coding sequence ATGAACATCGCTCCACCAAATATGGTAAACTCATCGGAGCTCCAAAGCGACCTGACCCAAGTGTCCGCCATATCCAACCAGGTGTCTTACTACGCAAGGGCGATTCTAATATTGCTGATCTTGGTGGGATTTGGTTTTATCGTCTACTTTATTACAATGATACTGAATGCTTTTTTCTCGACCCCACACATCCGGGACAAGGCTCGGTACGTCCTCTTCATCTACATGATCCTCAATGATGCTTGGTTTCTCTTCGTAGGGTTCTTTATGATGGTCGCATTTCAACTTCAAATATATATCTATGTGCCTGTATGTTATGTTGTGTACATCGTATCTTCAGCATCTTTCAAAGTCACCCCTTACAACCTGGCCGCCATGGCTCTAGAACAATACGTGGCCATTTGTCACCCGTTACGACATGCAGAGTTCTGTACAACCTTCAGAGCTCACGTGGTCTTCACCATGATATGTTCCATTTCGACCATACCATATGTAGTTGAGCTATATGTCATGTTGTCCTCCTTCACAAATATATTCAATCTGTATATTGTATGTTGGCATCAGTTACTGGTAGTAAATCCCATCCAAGATATTATAAGATCTCTCACTTTGATCCTATGCTTCTCCTCTGTGGGAATCGTCATCCTCTTCACCTACGTCAAGATCACGTTGGTCGCCCGTAGACTAAGTTCTCGGTCATCCTCTGCCTCCAAAGCTGGAAAAACGGTCATGCTCCACGCATTTCAGTTACTATTATGCATGACTTCCGTGTTGTCCACCTTAACAGAATCCCTTCCAGTCGCTCAGAATGAAGTTGTAATTACGATAAATTTTTACATATTTACCTGCATGCCGAGATTTATCAGTCCCGTGATTTATGGAATCAGCGATGAGACATTGAAAAAGTATATCCGAAGGTCCATGCCACATTATTTCCAAAAACTATTGGGTAAAAATTAA